The Electrophorus electricus isolate fEleEle1 chromosome 4, fEleEle1.pri, whole genome shotgun sequence region GGCGGGGCTGTAGCTGAAAGGCACCTCCCTTTTCTCATGAGGGTAACCGTGGAAGCCGGGGTGGTACAGTCCAGCATAGGGGAGGGGCGGATCGGCCAGCGCTCTGTCTCTGACCATGCTGCAGTCCAGTGCCGCGGggagctctgattggctgttgctGGGAGGAAggtgctgtgattggtggaagGGGTCAGGTCCAAGAGGTGCGGAGAAGGGGCTGGGCAGGAGGTGAAAGTCGTGCGGCAGGGCAGGTAAAGGACCCTGCACTGCTTCCAGTTTGATCCCGTAGAGCTCGGTGCTTGTCTGCTGGGATCCCCCCTTCTGCTGCTTCAGTTGCCTGTCCCGACGATAAAGGGGTCCGAGTTTGTTTCGTCCGCCTCTCATTCTGTCTGCACGCACAGCTGTTGACGTTTGAAGAAAGTAGTTTAAATCATACCACAACCCCTCGGCTAGGCCCAAAGCCCGCTCCATAGCTGCTCTGATGATCAGGCGCGCTTGCTAAATGTGGCCCCATAAAGGAACAACATGCAGCATATAAATTTTCCTCCTAGACGTTCTGTCAGAGTTGTCGCGTTGCTCACCGATAAATAACCCCTCTCTGGCTTTCAGGACGGTGTGTTTTTAGCCTGTTTTATCTACGCCATCAAAGTCTCCTGTTGCCCTTGTTTTATGAGTTCAAAGATACGTGAAACGAAGGCTGCCGCACACGTGTCTCTGATAGCCTAGCAGAATGATTCACCTCATGCTGGCACGCTCATCTCCGAGTCCCAGTGTGAAGGGCACAGGAGACTGCAATGGGAGGCTCATTTACTGACTCAGACTGAGTGGAGGGtccacatgtgtgtatgcaggaaTGGAAGGCCTACCCTCTCTCCTCATGCCCACGGCCAGGCACTTCTGAAAGCGGCAGTACGGACAGCGCTTCCTCTGGGCCAGGTCCATGGGACAGCTCTGCCTCTCCGCACAGATGTAGCGCTTGTTATTCTGCACAGAGCGCTTGAAGAAGCCCTGAGGGGacatagggagagagagagagagagagagcgagggagagggtgtgGCCCTCCCagggttgggggtgggagggctTAAAACATTACAGGACTGTAACATTAATTCCATTAATAGTCCCTCAAAAaaaagggggcggggggttggTGGTCAGGCTTACCTTGCAGCTCTCACAGGTCAGCAGCCCATAGTGGTACCCTGACACTCGGTCCCCACATACAGGACAGACCTCCTCCTGCACACGAGGATCAGGGTCTCTCTTCAGTTCCACAGCTATGGGAGGTCAGAGGTTACAAAAACCATCTCGTTCACAGAATTCCATCAGGCACGGTAGAACAGGGCATATCACTTTAGTGAATGTCAAAGGCTTTTGTCACTGATTCACTGCTTCCAAATGTGTAAGTGGTCCCCGGACATTATCCGTGACAAAAGTCCAATCACTACAACACCCTGATTCCATGCCGGCTTCGCAGATGTTGTGGTTATAGTTATGTTTCATTTATCTATTAAATGGAGGATTTGGATTCCAAAGTGACCAGGCCTTCAACAAAAAAGAACCAAAGTAAAGctaaatttaaattcaaaatattaatgaattaaaaatatataccatACTGTGAAAAAGTCTTAGGCCCGCATTAGATTTAGCAATTGTATAATTACcacatataattatttctcagtctcttaATAAGACTACACCCAGATAACACAGGAAATTcatatgcagtattaaaaacagTTTCTGTAGGCTACAGTGACaggtatttagtgtgacctacCCTTACACTTGAACAATAGCAAGACAAGACAGCCTCAATCTAAAGAGATCTAAACTTTGGGAAATATTGAAAGAATCCTGGTCTAATATACCAGAAGATGGCTTCAGAAAACTTCAACTCCAAGAGAGTTGAAGATGTCCTCAACgccaagggaggtcacactaaatactataaataaataaatactgtattaGGATATTAGTGATGTGTGGCCTTTTGCCTGTAGAAGCtaatttgtttctgtgtgttttttaatttttttttattatgtctacatattttctgtttgtatcttaataaagagacagaaataattacGGTCATTAATagtgctaaaacaacaaatctattGGTGGCCTAAAAcgtttgcacagtactgtatagaaATAATACAATATGCGAATAAGAGTATGTGGTCTTATACCAGCAGCGTAAGAACGGTAGTTCTGATATGCTGTAAAAGCCACCTCAGCTATAGCCTCACTTATCACTTACATTGAACTATAAACTGTAGTTTAATTATGCACTCTCCATGGTTTGCTTTAGTTCAGCTAGCAGAGAACAGCAAAAATAGTTCAGAACAAGCCGGAGAATGAACTAAATGGGATTGATGCGATTAGTAAATGACGGACTGAGCTTGTTACAAAACTGTACGTTTCATAGCAGCACATTTCATATCACAAATCATGCAAAGCTCTTTTCTGATCAATTACAGATTCGTTTTTAACACAACAGAAAGGAAGCGCTGGTTGCACCTCCCGAGCTCGCgagctgtgagaggagctgTGGTCGCTGTCGCGCGAGACGCCACTCACATGCTGACGGTCCCTCCAGGGGGACCACGTGCCCGGCCCTGTGCGGGGCCCCATCCTGGGGCTCGTTCATTGCCACGCGGAGAGGGTGAGCAGCGTGCTCCCGACCTGGCGCTCCGAGGCGGGGCAGTGCGTGCAGGTCCGGGCGAGCGATGCGGCGTGCGGCGAACACCGAACAGTTGGCGGTGTGCACGAGCCCCACCGCAGGACTTTGCCCCGCGGCCGAGTGCAATAAACATGCCTTTGGCACACCTGCGGAGAGCAGGCTCACGCATCCCCAGTCACAGGGGGAGGACCGGAGGATGACTAACTGGAGAAGACGCGTCCATTCCTCCGTCCGTATTTATGAGAATTTCGCTAAGATTTGTGAACTGAAAAGAATCACGACACTGAATTGCTCAGGAGACAGCAATATACACGATAATTCCGATTTTAGCGCATAAAATCATGTCCCCACAGACAGTGGCGCTCTGTAACTCCGGGACTCCGGTCATTCACCTGACTGCTTCCCCTTGGACTGAAAGCTTGTAATATGGTAGTTTATGTACACCATGGCGTACGTTTGTGCCGCTGTAGTAACATAACAATCAGAGTCCCCTGATTAAAACAGGGTGGAACATTGTGCTGGCGCATTCCCCGGTAATAAAACGAACACAGCAAGTAGCCAGTTGAGGTAACCTGGATTACAGGGGCTCTGGAGATAACACAGTTCAAGGGTGATAAGAGTCTCCTGAGTCAGATGATCTACACGATGAACAAAGCTCTAGCTATTCTGCCAGGTCGGATCACATCTGATGATGACCTTTATCAGAATCGGGAGAGCCCGTGTCCCATTACGCAGTATGCTTGCCGTTCGTAACCCGTATAAATGGCACGGGAATAGTGTAATGCACCGTGCAGTGCGTACGTTTATAGTGGTTTTCTTATTATGAAACGATTTTGGCTTCTTGCGCAACTtctgtcatatttattttactggAAACTTTACACATTGTAGCTGTCACTGTTTTAGATTCCCCCCCGGCTATCTCTATCCCACCTTGTGCCACACCATTTGCATTTGAAAGTACTGCTGCACACAATAACCGTGTGCTTGTACAGGACTTCTTGAACTTAGAACTTTGTGTTGGGCTGCAATATTTGGATGTAACGCAAGCATGTGCATGGAAAATAATGGTTAAATCGGAAGTGTCTTCACGCAACTTGACACaggcgcacgcgcgcacacacagacccctcagTGCTCACGCGCTTTAGATCGGATAAGTTTCTCCTttcttaatatttcattattatcaGTAACGAAGATGCTGCCTTGTTTGGTTATTGCGACCTCTGCTGGCATGGAACTATCAGGAAAATGCAGTTTGGTTGATACTAACCTATCATAATGTATTCATAAAGGTAAAATAAACATGGAAGATttccttcatttattttacatttttaagcaaACGTTTTCAGCCTGGTATAGAAAACAACATTATTAAAACGAGTCTTTTAAAATCTACATGAGTCAGATACAGGAGTAACATAAAGACCTTTCAGTAAAAACCAAGCCACTAGTCAAAAGACTATTTACTTCAAAATGATTTAGTTCACAAGGGTTTTGATCATCGGCAAAAATGCAAAAGTAGGCAGATACGCCTCCAACATCCGAATGGGCCCCATCTGCTGTTcctgaaacagaaaacacaatacAAACCCAGAATCCCAGTTGAGTATGGCTGTGTAAACCTCTGCACACGGAAGACAGTAGATTTCTCTGTTGAGCGCATTTGTGTTGCTTCACCTTTGACCCTGTGCAGGGAGAGTGGAGAAGCATTAGCCAGATGCTGCACACACTGGCGTGCCGTGGACCACATACCACACCTCATTATGTCTGTTCGTCAGCTTCACCAggctggaaacacacacacacacacacaacaaagacgGAGTGAACAGCAGAAGCTTCTAGAATGACAGCAGAAAGGAGTGGACAAAGGAAAGGACCTGCTATAGTGTAGTAGTGGTAATCTTTGTGGTAGGTTGCCTGGACGCAGTTGAGCGCGTCCTTCAGGAAATAAGCCTGAATGCTGGATGTTGCTGACACCATCCAGCCACCGTACTGTTCAACATACACCCTCATATCCGGCAGGTCATCCAAGAACACCTGCAGCTCAGAGACGAAGCGTGCAAGTGAACTTGCGCACTAGGCAGGACTTGAACATATGCCATAATATGCAAGACTGGCATGCCACTGTCCTGTAAGCTGTCGATGGGTTTGGGGGCATGCTTCTGGTAGGCCAGGTGTAACGGAAAATTGACGACATAGATAGATTTGTTGAACTTGCTGAATTCACGTTCCACTTTAATGATGACCGGCGTTGTCATGTCAATGTTTACAACTACAAAAGTAAAAGAATTTTAGCAGTGAtaagtgtttctctctctttctcacacacatgcttcgTTTTCACCTCTGATGTAGTTGAGGCTTAACAGCCTCATAATGGCggaccttaaaaaaaaacaaaaaacaaaaacataagaaataaaacaacccACACATTGTCCTTTGTTGTGTAGAGGTGCGAAAGTGTTAGGGACTCACCTCATACTCATTTCCTTGACAGATCAGATCATAGAGCAAGCACTCTTTGGTCTCTGAGCAGAAGGAGCCAGGTTCAGTGGAGTTGCTGAGGAGAGATCACATCACATAATTTCTGGTTCACATTATCATTGTATTGGGATATTAGTGATGTGTGGCCTACTAATGATTTAGTATTGCTACACAAGGCTTTTTAAATACAATGTCTCAATGTTTCTGCTACATTTCCTGTATCTTTATACAGCAGATTTGTTGGTCCCCACTGCTCTACAGTAACCACTTTCTCACAATCACCTTTACTGTGTCCTTACACCACAACCGACCCTTCGCTTTCCAAAATCAGGTGAGATATAGTAGTGAAACCATAGGGAGAACATCTTCACGCAACTCTCTCAGTAAACTGGGACACAAAATGTTGCTCTTATCCAGTCCTGGCTTCTGCCATCACTGTTATCAGCACCACAGCTACTCCTGTGAACATGATCCTGCAAGAAATGTACCAAAGAACATGTTTAAATTCAAGCACCTGCAtttaaaatgagatttaaaggttatatttaaaatgcatcagTGCACTTTAATCAATTCCTAGCTTGAGGACTGCTATGATGAAAACTTTTAACATCAGGGCAAAAGAAAaatccaacaacaacaaaaaaagaagaagccaaACCATTAACATTTTGTCGAAGAAAGTGAAAAGGTAAAGCGTCTGTGATGTAAAATCTCTCAGTCTGTTCTGGCTGAGGTGGTAGACAGGATCTCGTTGTGCTGAAGGTGTTATAAAGGTTCTCCAGGACACACCCTGTGGCCACTTTGTTGTGGCCTGTTagggtttttatatattttttttgcttctaaGCAAACTCGTTGGAGAAAGTCATCTGAATGTGAATTTATGTATTCGtcattgttttcttgttttgtggCTTTAAACTAAGAATCCAATTAGTTATTTGTTGACAAACTGATGTATATTTGCTTAAAAAAGTAATTTGCAGAGTCATTTTGGAAAAATAGTAATCTAAGCTATTTAGGCTATAGTTCTGATCTGCCCTGTCTGGAATTCACCTGCTCTAAcccaaaatacatttaatacacagCAGTCCATATCTGCTATAATAAAAAGGTGTTTCTCTCCATGTGAATGTCTCTTACATTTCTTTACATAAATCTGCACAAAAATGAGCCACACTGGGGAAACCGTTATCTAATACTGAACCTCTATGAAGGCTCACGATTCACTTCGCCTTCGCTGCTGCCAAATTATAATCCCACCTGTTCTAGTTATCGTGACCCCGTGCTGTACTGTGGCAATACAAGCCTCCTTGTAACATGACCATTAAAAGTCAAGTCCTAGAAGATGGATGTCACTGATCTCTACCGAAGATCTCTCCTGTTCAGCTGGGAGGGTAGGGGAGCTGTGTTTAGTCTCCCTCTGTGTCGTCTAGGCTTGTGTGTGTCACCATTCTGAATCCGAACGGAAAAATGCTGGAAGGGGCACTGAATGGTCAGGTCCCCGGAGAAGCTCTGTTCCACAGTGGGAAAATGACAGCAGATCCTCCAGAACAGGAACTCGACTACTAATCAGGTTGccagttgggcccctgagcaaagccattaaccctcaattgctgaaactgtactcagtcaaagttgtaaatcgctttggataaaagtgtcaggtaaatgctgcaaatgtaacaGCATACAAactgttgtgtttctgtgcaacACAGAACGggtttgtggttttgtgcaTTGCACCTAAGCCACACCTTTCACGTGTCTCCCTGGGGTCTGGGATTGAGCTACTCCATCACATATGTACAGTAGCCTATATATACTGTGATCAATAGTCCTCTTTTCACAGCAACGGTATCGAATTCTGGTCGTTACTGCTGTAGGAGACCCTATGAGAAGAGTTTCCCAATATCGACAATATCCATTACATGTTGTTCTCACACATTTACTattcataactgtaagtcgctttggataagtgttagctaaatgccataaatgtattagTGTGATTTTAGACCTGTGGTGTAGGGCTGGAGGTATGTTTGAAAACCCACACCTTTTTTGactgttgtttatttgtcaGACACAATCATGGTGGCTGCTGATGGTctgtttttgggttttgtggattttttttgcttgatgCACTCATGCAAAACTCTCTTCAAGACAGACTACACAAGGTTTGTAGGATTTAGGATTTGGTCTTTATTGTTGAGAAGTCCTTTTAAAACAAAGGCAGACTCCAGAACTCACAATTGCGAGCTCTTGGTGCACCCTCTTCAGAGATCTGGCCAAATCCTGCTGCATACGAGACATGGGTAAATAAAGAATGCTAGTAGGTCAAGAGAACAGCAAATTGTAAGTTCAGTGGCATGTGGCAAGCTGCTATCTTTGGAAGTCTATACCTGAGAGCAACTGACACTCAGCACTTTgaaaaataatcttaaaatgtcTTAACCGATATTCTCATTTTATTAAGAAAACTCAGTGTGTTTAAGGAGCCATaacttacaaaaaaaattaatcgCATTTTGTGCCATTGTGTGAGATTGTCACTTATAACATTGTAACCTTAAAACGCTTTAGGTTTCATCTGCGTGTTCTACGATATTGGTTTACATCAGTGCAGAATAACCATGGAATTACAACTGTAGACACAAAGTGTCTGAAAAGTAAACCCAGCTGCCCACaaaaccccccgcccccccccaaaaaaacaaaccaagccAGGCGAGATATTACAAAGAAACCACAACAAATGATACAGCCCTGCATACTTCTAACATTCTCCACCTTTATTGCCACCAGTCCGTATATATACCCACAGGCCGCTAGCATCATAGCACAGGGCCCTAACTAGCGGAAACTGTCTGAAATTCTGTCTCTAGTCTGATCAAGCAGGGACGTTAGGCCGCTGTCCCAGGGAAACCCCGCTGAAAAGCTGTGTCGGCGTCCTTGCGTCCGCCTCACCACAGTGCTGTGAAGTGAATATATATGAAGCATGTATAAAAGAACCTCACTGCAGAATTTAAGTGCATGGCTGAAAAGAAaggagagatatatagagattaTGACTATGCGTGTGAGCCGACACAGGGATACAGTTCAGTTTTGTGTTATTTAAGTTGTGGTGATTTTGTACTGGAGGTTTTGAGCGTTGCACTTCGCGTGGTcttaagagtgtgtgagacgTCGTTTTCCTCGGACTTCGTGAACTGTTCTTCCTTTAACTAAACTGACCAAAAATAGATTTAGAGGATATACATGAACTGAACAGTTTACAAAAACAGAGAATATCAGTGTGGCTACCCAATTAGAAGCATACTGAATTATCCATAGTGGCATGAACCCTTACTTGTGTTTGGCCACAGGGATGCAAAGATGTAAACTAAAGGTTACATGATGTTACTGTTACGAGTCTTTTATAGAATGACAGCGAATATTTACAATAGAAGGCTCTAAATATGCTCCAGATTCCTGAATTGCTAGGGAAGATCACTGCGTCCCCAGAACTCAgtggcacacgcacacgtactgAGAATCGGATTGTAAACGCACAGCTTCAGGGTTAAGCCAGTCTTCTCGCTGACATCCCTGTCGGTGGGTTGGCGGCGACCCCTTCAGCCGCTGCCATCTGAGTCAAAGTCGCTTTCCTCCTCCTGCTCGCCGATGTCCTCCAGGATGAGGTCGAAGAGCTGCTCAACGAGGCTGCCCTGGCTCACGCACGTGTCCACCGTGGAGCCGCTGCTGATGTGGGCTTCGCTGGGATTCACCACGCGAGGCTTCCTGTTCCTCTGCCTGCTGTGTGGGTGGACGCATTCTGTGCCAGGCACGTAGCGCTctggtgtgcacacacacacacacacacacacacacacacacacacaaacaaacattctgttAGGTAGAGCAATATCACACGTCCTCTTGATTCGAACCTGTTATTTATTGGAAACACCAGAGACTTATCTGTCGTTATGCAAGAGTTGTGTTAGCCAACCTTCAACCATGGTCAGGTTCCACACCACTGTGTGGAAATTTGATATTTCCACTGAACATTTTTGAGTGCTAGATCACGTTCATCTCCATAGTGACACTGATATGTGTAAAAGGTCATGTAAAACTGCTGTGCTTGTCATTTTCTTATCGGTACACGATTCCCTGCTATGCCCGTCCCATGCTGTCCCATGTTCAGAAAGAAACCAGTAACGAACACAGATGAGTGTCTGACCAATAACAGCAACAGATGGGATAGTCTCTACACCTCAAAAAGCACCCAGAAGACAGCTTCATCTATGAAAAGATTCATTTCTCTAAGGTGACTTGTACTCTTTGGTGTTCTATTAAACTGCCTAAATTTCTGTgttgctgccatctagtggttgcCAGCAGTGCTGCATTACCCTGTCTGTTGTAGCAGTCCTCGGCCAGGCAGCTGTGCTGGTGCCTTCCTCTACGCCCTGCGTTCCCCCGCCGCGGAGGCAGGATTTGGGATGGGAGTATGATTGCCCGGCAGCCGTAGCAGGGAGAGCCTAGGTCCATTCTTCCGAAGCCCCTGGAAGAAGACACAAATCACTCGAGGCGAGACTAGGATCTGGCATTGCGTTTAACCACAGGGAATTACCGGCCAGGGCCTGTATGTAGAAACTGGGAATCACGCTTGAGACTTCGGAGTAAGCATCACACCAGGCAAGATCACCAGTGTGGATGGGGTCATCTGAACAACGCAGGACTGGCTGCATTCCCGGGAGTGCAAGTGCATCACAGGGTTGAGAGCTGTCTCTCCTTTACAGCCCTGAGTCAGCTCAACACCGAACCCCCGACACCCGTGCATCAGAACAGGCCAAACCTTCAACTCTAGTGGTGGATTTCCGACAGTCCACCTGCAGGTGTTATGTCAACCCCCGTGGTGCTTACTTGAACGAGCGAGCGCAGTTCGGGCAGAAGAACTCAGCGATGCCCCACATCTTGTCTGGTGGCACGGGGTCGTATCTCTTCTTGCACCGACGACAGCGCGACACCTGGGGAAGACCACAGCTCACACGCTGACCGACGCGCTACACGTGCTAGGCACACTGGGGTCTGAATTCGGCGCTTTCCCATACAGACTGCCGTCAGTCGGATGGCGTGACGTGTGGTGCGCCCGTACCCTCTTCCTCTGCGGCACCTGTCGCCACCAGTCCTGGTCGCACTGCTGACAGGCAAACTGGTGAATGGCGGAAGGGATCTCGTCCTTCTGCGCCTGGTCAAACATGCGCTTGTTCTTCTCGGTCAGAGGCAGCACGCGGAGGTTCTGGCCGAGCTCCTGCGCACGCACACCAGCTTAAACATGACAGCTCTGTACGTTTGCATTCTGAGGTCAAAGGTGCGGTGACCTTGTAAGATCACATCCTTTCACAAAGCTGCAAAGGTTCTTTGtggtatttatgtatatttataaaggTACAGGACAGAAGAGGGTTTGGGGTGACTGACCTGTATGTCCCTGTCGTTCTTtgggtctttgtttgttttaggctGGAGAGAGATTACAGGTCAGTTCAGTACAAGGGCTTCTGCTGTTTAATTGGGCAACGTTACTCAGAGCAGAGGGTCGGCTCGTCACTTACTTTCCGACGAGAGTCCCCATCGCTTTTCGATGGCTGCTTTTCCTTATTGTCCTGCAACACGAG contains the following coding sequences:
- the nr5a5 gene encoding nuclear receptor subfamily 5, group A, member 5, with translation MVYINYHITSFQSKGKQSGVPKACLLHSAAGQSPAVGLVHTANCSVFAARRIARPDLHALPRLGAPGREHAAHPLRVAMNEPQDGAPHRAGHVVPLEGPSASVELKRDPDPRVQEEVCPVCGDRVSGYHYGLLTCESCKGFFKRSVQNNKRYICAERQSCPMDLAQRKRCPYCRFQKCLAVGMRREAVRADRMRGGRNKLGPLYRRDRQLKQQKGGSQQTSTELYGIKLEAVQGPLPALPHDFHLLPSPFSAPLGPDPFHQSQHLPPSNSQSELPAALDCSMVRDRALADPPLPYAGLYHPGFHGYPHEKREVPFSYSPACGTPPTPATPHVLSSTVNTPISRHTPTSMLTPIYPRVPASGLTPPLQHDSGCFLGELLQGEPDEAQVCARVVASLRREQASRGKHDRLNTFSIMCKMADQTLFGLVEWARNGALFKELKVVDQMVLLQSCWSELLVLDHLCRQVAYGKDGSIYLVTGQQIAVSTVLSQAGATLSNLVSRAQDLVAKLRVLQLDRSEFVCLKYLVLFNPDVKLVQDRRQVERTQERVNRALMEHTARTHPGHSDKFGQLLLRLPEVRSISLQVEEYLYQRHLLGDLPCNSLLTEMLHTKHT
- the soul5 gene encoding heme-binding protein 1; translation: SLLSNSTEPGSFCSETKECLLYDLICQGNEYECASSLARFVSELQVFLDDLPDMRVYVEQYGGWMVSATSSIQAYFLKDALNCVQATYHKDYHYCVCVSSLVKLTNRHNEVWYVVHGTPVCAASG
- the shfl gene encoding shiftless antiviral inhibitor of ribosomal frameshifting protein homolog; the encoded protein is MSRCQEEVELEKSVRQLRERFHGKIPIDKATLLMRRYSNDHRMVATEIVLMKDRELDDDDKWHLENDPVVKNVVQKLQAEDREQDNKEKQPSKSDGDSRRKPKTNKDPKNDRDIQELGQNLRVLPLTEKNKRMFDQAQKDEIPSAIHQFACQQCDQDWWRQVPQRKRVSRCRRCKKRYDPVPPDKMWGIAEFFCPNCARSFKGFGRMDLGSPCYGCRAIILPSQILPPRRGNAGRRGRHQHSCLAEDCYNRQERYVPGTECVHPHSRQRNRKPRVVNPSEAHISSGSTVDTCVSQGSLVEQLFDLILEDIGEQEEESDFDSDGSG